A genomic window from Thermococcus nautili includes:
- a CDS encoding DUF2095 family protein, which yields MERKKRPVDDFAWQEYDKEEFEKRFPALAKELEEGGVPIEAFRADEEEGEQEAEPRSFAGYEPTVIDFLRRCETDEEALEIINWMESRGEITPEIAKELRITLAKKGVRAFGPKKEWGWYERHGRG from the coding sequence ATGGAGCGGAAGAAGAGACCAGTTGACGACTTCGCGTGGCAGGAGTACGATAAGGAGGAGTTTGAGAAGCGCTTCCCTGCCCTCGCGAAGGAGCTCGAGGAAGGTGGGGTTCCGATAGAGGCCTTCAGGGCCGACGAGGAGGAAGGGGAGCAGGAGGCCGAGCCGAGGAGCTTTGCCGGCTACGAGCCGACGGTCATAGACTTCCTCCGGAGATGCGAGACCGACGAAGAGGCTTTGGAGATAATCAACTGGATGGAGAGCAGGGGCGAGATAACGCCCGAGATTGCGAAAGAACTGAGGATAACGCTCGCGAAGAAAGGCGTGAGGGCCTTCGGGCCGAAGAAGGAGTGGGGCTGGTACGAGAGGCACGGGAGGGGGTGA
- a CDS encoding GIY-YIG nuclease family protein: MKGSYFLVIRLEEEKRIRTKGKSFELKPGYYVYVGSAMNSLEKRVARHFRREKKLHWHIDYLLKEAELLRAYLIPSEVKLEEELSREVSKFGEPVPGFGAGDVKVSTNLYRFEDEPDEVLRGILDKLGLGWKIVKSEDDIGKIRW, encoded by the coding sequence ATGAAGGGTTCCTACTTTCTCGTCATAAGGCTCGAGGAAGAGAAGAGGATTCGCACGAAGGGGAAATCCTTCGAGCTCAAACCGGGTTACTACGTTTACGTCGGCTCGGCCATGAACTCCCTTGAAAAGCGCGTCGCGAGGCACTTCCGGCGGGAGAAAAAGCTACACTGGCACATTGACTACCTCCTCAAGGAGGCCGAGCTCCTGCGGGCCTACCTCATCCCGAGCGAGGTGAAGCTGGAGGAGGAACTCTCTCGCGAGGTTTCCAAGTTTGGGGAGCCGGTTCCGGGCTTTGGAGCTGGTGATGTTAAGGTGAGCACAAACCTCTACCGCTTTGAGGACGAGCCGGACGAAGTCCTGAGGGGAATTCTCGATAAGCTCGGACTGGGCTGGAAAATCGTTAAAAGCGAAGACGACATAGGAAAAATACGGTGGTAA
- a CDS encoding antitoxin family protein codes for MTVIEAVYDGETFRPLRKVNLPKGAKVKVIVGETIWDLLEEIEGIPVDANVEEVLEDVRGRKRVRY; via the coding sequence ATGACAGTCATTGAGGCCGTCTACGACGGCGAGACTTTCAGGCCCCTGAGAAAGGTAAACCTCCCAAAGGGGGCGAAGGTCAAGGTAATCGTCGGCGAGACGATATGGGACTTACTTGAGGAGATTGAGGGAATTCCCGTTGATGCAAACGTCGAGGAAGTGCTCGAAGATGTCAGGGGACGAAAGAGGGTTCGTTATTGA
- a CDS encoding PIN domain-containing protein, whose amino-acid sequence MSGDERGFVIDTNVIVGAFFYKRNYPQIRNKQAVLKKCRLILDLVKGKNVAIPRVAVVEVISVVKRISGDTSLAIRLGNAVEASFEVVSEEEIYGIAKETASFVAPSGFDTYFLALALTKGYSLITRDKALCSHSKDLNVPCLLIDESTDDNMIKEFLEV is encoded by the coding sequence ATGTCAGGGGACGAAAGAGGGTTCGTTATTGACACTAACGTCATAGTCGGAGCGTTCTTTTACAAAAGGAACTATCCCCAGATTAGAAACAAACAAGCGGTGCTCAAAAAATGCAGATTGATACTCGACTTGGTGAAAGGGAAAAACGTCGCAATCCCACGAGTGGCAGTTGTTGAGGTCATAAGCGTTGTAAAAAGGATAAGCGGGGATACAAGTCTCGCCATCAGGCTTGGAAACGCCGTCGAGGCATCATTTGAGGTAGTGTCCGAGGAGGAAATCTATGGAATCGCCAAGGAAACTGCTTCCTTCGTTGCGCCTTCTGGATTCGATACTTATTTTCTTGCCCTGGCACTAACGAAGGGATACAGCCTAATAACACGTGATAAAGCCCTTTGTTCGCATTCAAAGGATTTAAACGTTCCCTGTCTTCTCATTGATGAATCTACCGATGACAACATGATTAAAGAATTCTTGGAGGTGTGA
- a CDS encoding geranylgeranylglyceryl/heptaprenylglyceryl phosphate synthase encodes MLEIGKVERYIHEKLKKEKLHFVLLDPDDVSPETAGKIAEMSESIGVDAIMVGGSTGAEGDVLDNVVKAIKDSSSLPVILFPGSHGGISRYADAIFFMSLLNSRNPFFITGSQALGAFTVKRYGIEPIPMAYLIVEPGETVGWVGDAKPIPRHKPKIAAAYALAGQYLGMRLVYLEAGSGAPQPVPPEMIALVRKVIDVPLIVGGGIRTGEQARRAVEAGADIIVTGTAIEKAGSIEKAREKLEELNAGIKG; translated from the coding sequence ATGCTCGAAATAGGCAAAGTCGAGCGCTACATTCACGAGAAGCTGAAGAAGGAGAAACTCCACTTCGTTCTACTCGACCCGGACGACGTTTCGCCGGAAACGGCTGGAAAGATAGCGGAGATGAGCGAAAGCATTGGCGTTGACGCGATAATGGTTGGAGGCTCGACCGGGGCCGAGGGAGACGTTCTCGACAACGTTGTCAAGGCTATAAAAGACTCCTCCAGCCTGCCAGTAATCCTCTTTCCCGGCTCGCACGGCGGGATAAGCAGGTACGCCGACGCGATATTCTTTATGAGCCTCCTCAACTCGAGGAACCCCTTCTTCATAACCGGCTCTCAAGCTTTGGGAGCCTTCACCGTCAAGCGCTACGGAATAGAACCGATTCCGATGGCTTACCTGATAGTCGAGCCCGGTGAAACTGTGGGCTGGGTTGGGGATGCAAAGCCGATACCGAGGCACAAGCCGAAGATTGCCGCCGCTTACGCTTTGGCCGGCCAGTACCTCGGCATGCGCCTCGTTTACCTCGAGGCGGGTAGCGGCGCGCCGCAGCCGGTTCCGCCGGAGATGATTGCCCTCGTTAGGAAGGTCATAGACGTTCCCCTCATCGTCGGCGGCGGCATAAGGACCGGGGAGCAGGCGAGGAGGGCAGTTGAAGCCGGGGCAGACATCATCGTTACCGGAACGGCGATAGAAAAAGCCGGCTCAATCGAGAAAGCAAGGGAAAAGCTTGAGGAGCTGAATGCAGGGATAAAGGGATAA
- a CDS encoding magnesium transporter yields the protein MTVVRSAVGTSRTFRGKLRDAFLLSFPALFLCLIFDFVGGAVLGKNWGTVMSYFPILVFIMPGLMDLRGNIFSALASRFTTKLNLGLIDSVRDPEVTTQIVMAILSSKIPLIVLWVVGLFLVHNFVQDVVVLLMVVASAIFIGVILGYGTALITIIPFKKGYDPDLIAAPLISSIADLITMPTMVYFALLYLHHERAFYALSFTMLALLVLLALKARFKGEHRRAFGELAAIIGAMALIETVTGGLLVTYEKIINAVIIVSVMWPSVNDSMGNFGSIIAAKVSTKIHLEGVEAVKSRETLYDFLSLLILAPIIGYLTNLISTWVVVHYIHRPARILWNFVLGFPAIILVAMLIGLVVAILADKYNWDPDNVAIPVVTTLSDVIGTMFLVWVALSAI from the coding sequence ATGACGGTGGTAAGGAGTGCAGTGGGGACTTCAAGGACGTTCAGGGGCAAGCTCAGGGACGCGTTTCTGCTGTCGTTTCCGGCCCTGTTCCTGTGCCTGATATTTGACTTCGTCGGCGGTGCTGTTCTCGGTAAGAACTGGGGCACGGTAATGAGCTACTTCCCGATTCTGGTCTTTATAATGCCCGGCCTCATGGATTTGAGGGGCAACATCTTCTCGGCCCTCGCGTCCCGCTTCACGACCAAGCTCAACCTCGGTCTCATCGATAGCGTTCGTGACCCGGAGGTGACCACTCAGATAGTCATGGCAATCCTCAGCAGTAAGATTCCCCTCATCGTGCTCTGGGTTGTCGGCCTGTTCCTCGTCCATAACTTTGTTCAGGACGTGGTAGTCCTGCTCATGGTTGTTGCGTCGGCGATATTCATTGGAGTTATCCTTGGCTATGGAACCGCCCTGATTACGATAATCCCCTTCAAGAAAGGCTACGACCCAGATTTAATCGCGGCACCGCTCATAAGCTCAATAGCGGACCTGATAACGATGCCGACGATGGTCTACTTCGCGCTCCTCTACCTCCACCACGAGCGGGCGTTCTACGCGCTGTCCTTCACAATGCTCGCCCTGCTCGTGCTCTTGGCACTAAAAGCCCGGTTTAAGGGGGAGCACAGGCGCGCCTTCGGAGAGCTGGCGGCGATAATCGGCGCGATGGCGCTCATAGAGACCGTAACCGGAGGTCTGCTCGTAACCTATGAGAAAATAATCAACGCGGTAATCATCGTCAGCGTCATGTGGCCGAGCGTGAACGACAGCATGGGCAACTTCGGCTCGATAATAGCGGCGAAGGTCTCAACCAAGATTCACCTTGAGGGCGTTGAGGCAGTCAAGAGTAGAGAAACGCTCTACGACTTTCTCTCGCTCCTAATCCTCGCGCCGATAATCGGCTACCTGACGAACCTTATCTCGACGTGGGTGGTGGTTCACTACATCCACAGGCCCGCGAGAATCCTCTGGAACTTCGTGCTCGGCTTCCCGGCGATAATACTCGTGGCGATGCTCATTGGACTCGTCGTGGCGATACTGGCCGACAAGTACAACTGGGACCCGGACAACGTGGCGATTCCGGTCGTCACGACGCTCAGCGACGTCATAGGAACGATGTTCCTCGTCTGGGTGGCGCTGAGTGCAATATGA